From Vidua macroura isolate BioBank_ID:100142 chromosome 8, ASM2450914v1, whole genome shotgun sequence, one genomic window encodes:
- the SAMD8 gene encoding sphingomyelin synthase-related protein 1, protein MAGNNHLCIRRWTTKNVAKWLKEEGFCEYVDLLCNRHRLDGITLLTLTEYDLRSPPLEIKILGDIKRLMLSIRKLQKQHIDVLEELGYTSDGHAGTVCPAGSLQGADWFCNGEVPRDYDGPITDLNGDQYQYANGKNKHATRRLDPEYWKTVLSCVYVFIVFGFTSFVMVIVHERVPDMQTYPPLPDIFLDSVPRIPWAFAMTEVCGVILCYIWLLVLLLHKHRSILLRRLCSLMGTVFLLRCITMFVTSLSVPGQHLQCTGKLYGNVWAKLQRAFAIWSGFGMTLTGVHTCGDYMFSGHTVVLTMLNFFVTEYTPRSWNFLHTLSWVLNLFGIFFILAAHEHYSIDVFIAFYITTRLFLYYHTLANTRAYHQSRRARIWFPMFSFFECNVNGTVPNEYCWPFSKPTILKRLIG, encoded by the exons ATGGCGGGCAATAACCACCTTTGCATTCGGCGGTGGACTACCAAGAACGTGGCCAAGTGGCTGAAGGAAGAAGGCTTCTGTGAATACGTGGATCTTTTGTGCAACAGACACAGGCTAGATGGAATTACCCTGCTGACGCTTACTGAGTATGACTTGCGATCCCCTCCTCTGGAAATCAAAATCTTGGGGGATATCAAGAGGCTGATGTTGTCCATACGCAAACTGCAGAAGCAGCATATCGACGTCCTGGAAGAGCTGGGTTACACCAGTGATGGTCATGCTGGCACCGTGTGCCCAGCTGGTTCACTACAGGGGGCAGATTGGTTTTGTAATGGTGAAGTACCTCGGGACTATGATGGACCAATTACTGACTTGAATGGTGATCAGTATCAATATgcaaatgggaaaaacaaacatgcCACACGAAGACTGGACCCAGAGTACTGGAAGACAGTTCTAAGTTGTGTGTATGTCTTCATAGTGTTTGGCTTTACATCATTTGTCATGGTGATAGTACACGAGCGAGTGCCTGACATGCAAACATATCCACCTCTGCCAGACATATTTCTAGATAG cgtCCCTAGGATACCATGGGCTTTTGCTATGACTGAAGTATGTGGTGTAATTCTTTGCTACATTTGGCTCTTGGTTCTTCTGCTTCACAAACACAG ATCTATACTGCTGCGCCGGCTGTGCAGCCTCATGGGGACAGTATTTCTATTACGCTGCATTACAATGTTTGTCACCTCACTCTCAGTGCCTGGACAGCACTTGCAGTGTACTGGAAAG TTGTATGGCAATGTTTGGGCAAAACTCCAGCGGGCATTTGCAATATGGAGTGGCTTTGGAATGACTCTGACTGGAGTGCATACATGTGGAGATTATATGTTCAGTGGTCACACTGTTGTCCTGACCATGCTCAACTTCTTTGTCACAGAAT ATACACCAAGGAGCTGGAACTTCTTGCACACCTTGTCCTGGGTCCTGAATCTATTTGGAATCTTCTTCATTTTGGCTGCACATGAACATTATTCTATAGATGTCTTCATTGCCTTTTACATCACAACAAGGCTCTTTTTGTATTACCATACATTGGCTAATACTAGAGCATATCATCAGAGTAGGAGGGCAAGGATATGGTTtccaatgttttctttttttgaatgCAATGTTAATGGTACTGTTCCCAATGAGTATTGCTGGCCCTTTTCAAAACCTACTATATTAAAAAGATTAATTGGTTGA